CAATGACTGGGCTGCCTGCTTTACGCCAACAAGTTGCGGCTAAAATCGCTCGCAGCTACGGTCGTCAGGTCGATGCCGACACTGAAATCACCATCACCCCGGGCGCCACCCAAGCGATCTTTTGCGCGATCCAAACGGTGATAAATCCTGGCGACGAAGTGATCGTATTCGACCCGTGCTATGACAGTTATGAGCCTTCGGTTGAACTGGCTGGAGGCCGTTGCGTGCATGTACAGCTGGATGCCAAAGATTTTGCGATCGATTGGCAAAAACTGGGTGATGTCATCAGCCCTCGTACTCGAATGATCATCCTCAACAGTCCGCATAACCCAACGGGTGCGCTGGTTACCCGTGATGAACTTGATCGACTGGCTGCCTTGATCGCCAATCGCGACATCCACTTGGTCAGCGATGAAGTCTATGAACACTTGGTATTCGATGGTGTGAAACACGCCAGCGTGCTGGCCCATCAAGAGCTTTATCAGCGTTCGTTTGTGGTCAGCTCGTTCGGCAAGACTTATCACGTCACCGGTTGGAAAACCGGATACGTCGTCGCACCGCCAGCGCTGACGGCCGAATTGCGTAAGATCCACCAATACGTGAGTTTTTGTGGTGTGACGCCGTTGCAATACGCGCTGGCTGACTTTATGGCCGAGTGTCCCGAACACGTCGAAGAACTGCCAGCGTTCTATCAAGCCAAGCGCGACCTGTTCTGCGACTTGTTAGCGCCCTCGCGCTTTACCTTCGACCGTGTGGACGGGACGTACTTTCAGTTGGTGGACTATTCAAATATTCGTCCCGACTTAAATGACGTGGACATGTCGTTGTGGATGACCCGTGAGCATGGTGTTGCCAGCAT
The nucleotide sequence above comes from Pseudomonas sp. AB6. Encoded proteins:
- a CDS encoding pyridoxal phosphate-dependent aminotransferase gives rise to the protein MIISKLPNVGTTIFTTMSQLATQTGAINLSQGFPDFDGPQSLRDAVGRHIAEGHNQYSPMTGLPALRQQVAAKIARSYGRQVDADTEITITPGATQAIFCAIQTVINPGDEVIVFDPCYDSYEPSVELAGGRCVHVQLDAKDFAIDWQKLGDVISPRTRMIILNSPHNPTGALVTRDELDRLAALIANRDIHLVSDEVYEHLVFDGVKHASVLAHQELYQRSFVVSSFGKTYHVTGWKTGYVVAPPALTAELRKIHQYVSFCGVTPLQYALADFMAECPEHVEELPAFYQAKRDLFCDLLAPSRFTFDRVDGTYFQLVDYSNIRPDLNDVDMSLWMTREHGVASIPVSVFYQSPPQGQRLIRLCFAKREETLRQAATQLCAI